One part of the Myxococcales bacterium genome encodes these proteins:
- a CDS encoding nitroreductase, translating into MDENVVIRLLQERYATRAIAVEPFAEEIVDELSEAIRLTPSCYNNQPWRFLFCLSEAGREKAIACLSAGNAKWAGRAPLLIIGYSAEADDCANPDGRKYHQFDLGMSVMSMLLAATTRRLVARPMAGFNPAKAKELFALPESAQPLVMIAVGYPSADEDHLPEYARDLARKPRLRKAAAEIVSRR; encoded by the coding sequence ATGGACGAGAACGTGGTCATCCGCCTGCTTCAGGAGCGATACGCGACGCGCGCCATCGCCGTCGAACCGTTCGCCGAGGAAATCGTGGACGAACTGAGCGAAGCCATCCGCCTGACTCCTTCTTGTTACAACAACCAGCCCTGGCGATTTTTGTTTTGCTTGAGCGAGGCGGGCCGGGAAAAGGCGATCGCCTGCCTGTCTGCCGGTAATGCCAAATGGGCCGGCCGTGCGCCACTGTTGATCATCGGTTATTCCGCGGAAGCCGACGATTGCGCCAATCCGGACGGCCGGAAGTATCATCAGTTCGACCTGGGAATGTCGGTCATGAGTATGCTGCTGGCCGCGACGACGCGGCGGCTGGTCGCCCGCCCGATGGCCGGCTTCAATCCCGCCAAGGCGAAGGAGTTGTTCGCCTTGCCGGAAAGCGCGCAACCGCTGGTGATGATCGCCGTGGGTTATCCGTCGGCCGACGAGGACCACTTGCCGGAATACGCCCGGGATCTGGCCCGAAAGCCGCGCCTGCGCAAGGCTGCAGCGGAGATCGTCAGCCGGCGGTAA
- a CDS encoding DUF2156 domain-containing protein: protein MLEFLSQVPELPACRPLALADQPFLAARFATEPSGTSEMTFTNLFAWSGSHPVFLARWRNTLLLWRGPRERGYLLPPYGEPLDRIGIRAVLAWAAAMGGAPRFARLPASAAHRLHAVDPELSLVADRDQADYVYLREELATLSGRKFDGKRNLIKKFEKSVAAVYQPLDADLVAFCLEMQKDWCEVRECSEHPDLDAENEAVCRALEYWDRLPLFGGALLTADGPRRILAFTVAERLTADTAVIHFEKGTTQYPGVYQALNRLFCEKALAAMTFVNREQDLGLPGLRQAKESYHPHHLVEKFILQPTG, encoded by the coding sequence ATGTTGGAATTTTTGTCGCAGGTGCCCGAACTGCCCGCGTGCCGGCCGTTGGCTCTCGCGGATCAGCCTTTTCTCGCCGCGCGGTTCGCCACCGAACCGTCCGGCACCTCCGAAATGACCTTCACCAACCTCTTCGCCTGGAGCGGGTCGCACCCCGTTTTTCTGGCGCGCTGGCGAAATACGCTGTTGCTCTGGCGCGGCCCGCGCGAGCGCGGCTATCTGTTGCCGCCGTACGGCGAACCGCTCGACCGGATCGGCATCCGCGCGGTCTTGGCCTGGGCCGCCGCCATGGGCGGCGCGCCGCGATTCGCCCGGCTGCCCGCGAGCGCCGCGCACCGATTGCACGCCGTCGATCCGGAACTGTCGCTCGTCGCCGACCGCGATCAGGCCGATTACGTCTATCTCCGCGAGGAACTGGCGACCCTGAGCGGCCGCAAATTCGACGGCAAGCGAAACCTGATTAAAAAATTCGAAAAATCGGTCGCCGCCGTTTACCAGCCGCTCGATGCCGATCTGGTCGCGTTCTGCCTGGAGATGCAAAAGGATTGGTGCGAGGTGCGGGAATGCAGCGAACATCCCGACCTGGACGCCGAAAACGAGGCGGTCTGCCGCGCCCTGGAATATTGGGACCGACTACCGCTTTTCGGCGGCGCCTTGCTCACCGCCGACGGCCCGCGGCGGATTCTGGCCTTCACCGTCGCCGAGCGGTTGACCGCCGACACGGCGGTGATTCACTTCGAAAAAGGCACCACGCAATATCCCGGCGTTTATCAGGCGCTCAACCGCTTGTTTTGCGAAAAGGCGCTGGCCGCAATGACGTTCGTCAATCGCGAGCAGGATTTGGGCCTGCCGGGCCTGCGTCAGGCGAAGGAAAGCTATCATCCGCACCACCTGGTGGAGAAATTCATTCTGCAACCGACCGGCTGA
- a CDS encoding radical SAM protein, with translation MTTPQRAQPLPRRAVRRISFVYPPYGVVKNEPGIRAVKENYGVFPSLSLAYVAAVAEREGYQIQFIDANALELSLEETIRRVKAFQPDLLAFTITTYLFYQTLAWVRALREALQVPTLLGGVHMGIYPEETFSHHSIDYGCTGEAEVVLPPFLRTLNEGGDLGRVKGVIWRDGDRVAVNECAAPLDDVNLAPFPARHLLPNDRYFSFISQFRNFTPMITSRGCPFHCIFCEQGGMKFRPRTPANVADEIEECYHVYKAREFDFFDSSFTVDKRRVIGICEEIRRRNIKICWAIRSRVDLVDEEMLIALKGAGCKRIYYGIESADPQILLTLRKETKLERITEVIGLTRKHKIDTFGYFMIGSPGETAETIQKTTRFAIDLKLDFAQFSKVTPMPATELYRMLIADGRKDYWREYILDEAKDIFLPRPNTSLTE, from the coding sequence GTGACCACGCCACAACGAGCCCAGCCATTGCCGCGCCGCGCCGTCCGACGTATCAGTTTCGTTTATCCGCCCTATGGCGTGGTGAAAAACGAGCCCGGCATCCGCGCCGTCAAGGAAAACTACGGCGTGTTTCCCTCGCTCTCGCTGGCCTACGTCGCCGCCGTCGCGGAACGCGAGGGCTATCAAATCCAGTTCATCGACGCCAACGCGCTGGAGCTGTCGCTCGAGGAAACCATCCGTCGCGTCAAGGCGTTCCAGCCCGACCTGCTGGCGTTCACGATCACGACTTATCTGTTTTACCAGACGCTCGCCTGGGTCCGCGCGTTGCGCGAGGCCCTGCAGGTGCCGACGCTGCTCGGCGGCGTCCACATGGGCATCTATCCCGAGGAAACCTTCAGCCATCACAGCATCGATTACGGCTGCACCGGCGAGGCCGAGGTCGTCCTGCCGCCGTTTCTCCGGACGCTGAACGAAGGCGGCGACCTCGGGCGGGTCAAGGGCGTGATCTGGCGCGACGGCGATCGCGTAGCGGTCAACGAATGCGCGGCGCCGCTCGACGATGTGAACCTGGCGCCGTTTCCGGCGCGCCACCTGCTGCCCAACGACCGCTATTTCAGCTTCATCAGCCAGTTCCGCAATTTCACGCCGATGATCACCAGCCGCGGCTGCCCGTTTCATTGCATTTTCTGCGAGCAGGGCGGCATGAAGTTTCGGCCACGTACGCCCGCGAACGTCGCCGACGAGATCGAGGAGTGTTACCACGTCTATAAGGCGCGCGAGTTCGATTTTTTCGACTCGTCGTTCACGGTCGACAAACGGCGGGTCATCGGCATTTGCGAGGAAATCCGACGACGGAACATTAAAATCTGTTGGGCGATCCGCAGCCGCGTCGACCTGGTCGACGAGGAAATGCTGATCGCGCTGAAGGGCGCCGGTTGCAAGCGGATTTACTATGGAATCGAATCGGCCGACCCGCAAATCCTGCTGACGCTGCGCAAGGAAACCAAGCTCGAACGGATCACCGAGGTCATCGGCCTGACCCGCAAACACAAGATCGACACCTTTGGCTACTTCATGATCGGCAGCCCGGGCGAAACGGCGGAGACGATTCAAAAGACCACGCGATTCGCCATCGATCTCAAGCTGGATTTCGCGCAGTTTTCCAAGGTGACGCCCATGCCGGCCACCGAGTTGTACCGGATGTTGATCGCCGACGGGCGAAAAGACTATTGGCGCGAGTACATCCTCGACGAGGCCAAAGATATTTTCCTGCCGCGGCCCAATACGAGCCTGACCGAGTAA
- a CDS encoding TlpA family protein disulfide reductase — protein sequence MKKCFWLVLILGLLALVACGTAKGRYDGEDLEDDDDAGDDAGDDATDDDNDDAVQPEIEDYTWIDADGNEVHLYDFLGKVVLLNTAAFWCEPCREETPSLQKDLWEEYQDEDFQLIQLIVADVDYNPATPATATAWRDEFGVTYLVCADPDYSLQPYFLEQILPFNMLLSRDFTIELRTHEYDKDILSLMIEDLL from the coding sequence ATGAAAAAATGCTTTTGGTTGGTTCTGATTCTCGGCCTGCTGGCGCTCGTCGCCTGCGGCACCGCCAAAGGCCGTTACGACGGTGAGGACCTCGAGGATGACGACGACGCCGGCGACGATGCCGGCGACGACGCGACCGACGACGACAACGACGACGCCGTCCAGCCCGAGATCGAGGATTACACCTGGATCGACGCCGACGGCAACGAGGTCCATTTGTACGACTTTTTGGGAAAAGTGGTGTTGCTCAACACGGCGGCTTTCTGGTGCGAACCGTGCCGCGAGGAAACCCCGAGCCTGCAGAAGGATTTGTGGGAAGAATATCAGGACGAGGATTTTCAGCTGATCCAATTGATCGTGGCGGACGTCGACTACAACCCCGCGACCCCGGCGACGGCCACGGCCTGGCGCGACGAATTCGGCGTCACCTACCTGGTCTGCGCCGATCCCGACTACAGCCTGCAACCCTATTTTCTCGAACAGATTTTGCCGTTCAATATGCTGTTAAGCCGCGATTTCACCATCGAACTGCGGACGCACGAATACGACAAGGACATTCTTTCCTTGATGATCGAGGATTTGCTCTGA
- the rpsI gene encoding 30S ribosomal protein S9, whose product MGELQYYGTGKRKCSIARVWLKPGTGKILINEREVDEYFPREMARVSVRQPFDATGTNNKFDVQIIVTGGGLTGQAGAIRHGISRALLEYNEEYRKPLKVAGYLTRDARVVERKKYGRAKARRRFQFSKR is encoded by the coding sequence ATGGGTGAACTGCAATACTACGGAACCGGAAAACGTAAGTGCTCCATCGCGCGCGTTTGGCTGAAACCCGGCACGGGTAAAATCCTGATCAACGAGCGCGAAGTGGACGAATACTTCCCGCGCGAAATGGCCCGCGTCTCCGTGCGTCAGCCGTTCGACGCGACGGGTACCAACAACAAGTTCGACGTGCAGATCATCGTGACGGGCGGCGGCTTGACCGGCCAGGCCGGCGCCATCCGCCACGGCATCTCGCGCGCCTTGTTGGAGTACAACGAGGAATACCGCAAACCCTTGAAGGTCGCCGGTTACCTGACCCGCGACGCCCGCGTCGTCGAACGCAAGAAGTACGGCCGCGCCAAGGCCCGCCGCCGCTTCCAGTTCAGCAAGCGTTAA
- the rplM gene encoding 50S ribosomal protein L13 — protein MKTFSAKPGQVERGWYIVDLDGKVLGRAASEIAKILRGKHKPTFTPHEDVGDFVIAINAEKIKLTGQKVEDKLYHHHTGYPGGLKTVNAKRLLENKPEEIIKHAVRGMLPKNTMGRNLLKKLKVYSGAEHPHGAQKPVQLDF, from the coding sequence ATGAAGACATTCAGTGCGAAACCCGGACAGGTCGAGCGGGGATGGTACATTGTCGATTTGGACGGCAAGGTGCTCGGTCGCGCGGCGAGTGAAATCGCCAAGATTTTGCGCGGCAAGCACAAGCCGACTTTCACTCCGCATGAAGACGTGGGTGATTTCGTCATCGCCATCAACGCTGAAAAAATCAAGCTTACCGGCCAGAAGGTCGAGGACAAGCTGTATCACCACCACACCGGTTATCCCGGCGGCCTCAAGACGGTCAACGCCAAGCGGCTGCTGGAAAACAAACCGGAAGAAATCATCAAGCACGCCGTGCGCGGCATGTTGCCGAAGAACACCATGGGCCGCAATCTGCTCAAGAAGCTCAAGGTGTATTCCGGCGCTGAGCATCCGCACGGCGCGCAGAAACCCGTGCAACTGGATTTCTGA
- a CDS encoding flagellar hook protein FlgE, whose product MSIIGAMYSGISGLGSNATMMEIIGNNLANINTPAFKFSRADFSDVLAKTLAGGMEIGRGSRVGDTSMVMAQGGFQSTENVTDIALSGKGFFMVRDDATNSMLYTRNGSFMVDKNGYVTNSAGMKLMGFSLNENSTASGVPHDIRVTQAPLAPKVTTEVSLYANLDSQAEIVGPFDITNPVNTSNFTASITVYDTLGNPHQVTSYFSRNAAPGAGGGNVWEYNIVVDAADSATGADYVATSGTIEFSTEGALLDQVITQPPDFDFAGNPLQNQDISFEFGTPISAGGTGTDGTTQFGEGSALVFASQDGYGTSYIDSLNIDSDGKVIALYGNGETREIAQIAIVNFSNAIGLDHRGNNMFGSTSESGEPIISIANVSGNGSIFSNTLELSNVDIAQQFVEMITTQRGFQANSKSITTADTMIAELINISR is encoded by the coding sequence ATGTCAATCATTGGCGCAATGTACTCAGGCATCAGCGGCTTGGGTTCCAATGCCACGATGATGGAAATCATCGGCAACAACTTGGCCAACATCAACACGCCCGCCTTCAAGTTCAGCCGGGCCGATTTTTCCGACGTGCTCGCCAAAACACTGGCCGGCGGCATGGAAATCGGCCGTGGTTCGCGCGTCGGCGACACCAGCATGGTGATGGCGCAAGGCGGCTTTCAATCGACGGAAAACGTGACCGACATCGCCCTTTCCGGCAAGGGCTTTTTCATGGTGCGGGATGACGCGACCAACAGCATGTTGTATACGCGCAACGGCAGTTTCATGGTCGACAAAAACGGTTACGTGACTAATTCCGCCGGCATGAAGCTGATGGGTTTCAGCCTGAACGAAAACAGCACGGCCTCCGGCGTTCCGCACGATATCCGCGTGACCCAGGCGCCCCTGGCGCCCAAGGTCACCACCGAGGTTTCGCTCTATGCCAACCTCGATTCGCAGGCGGAAATCGTCGGCCCGTTCGACATCACCAACCCGGTCAACACCAGCAATTTCACCGCCTCGATCACGGTTTACGACACCTTGGGCAATCCGCACCAGGTGACGTCGTACTTCTCGCGCAACGCCGCGCCCGGCGCGGGCGGCGGCAACGTCTGGGAATACAACATCGTGGTCGATGCCGCCGACTCGGCGACCGGCGCCGATTACGTCGCGACCTCCGGCACGATCGAGTTCAGCACCGAAGGCGCGCTGCTCGACCAGGTGATCACGCAACCGCCCGATTTCGACTTCGCCGGCAATCCGTTGCAGAACCAGGACATCAGCTTCGAATTCGGCACCCCGATCTCGGCCGGCGGCACCGGCACCGACGGCACCACCCAGTTCGGCGAGGGCTCGGCGTTGGTCTTCGCCAGCCAGGACGGGTACGGCACCAGCTACATCGACAGCCTGAACATCGACTCCGACGGCAAGGTGATCGCCCTGTACGGCAACGGCGAGACACGCGAAATCGCCCAGATCGCCATCGTCAACTTCTCCAACGCGATCGGCCTGGACCACCGCGGCAACAATATGTTCGGTTCGACTTCCGAATCCGGCGAACCGATCATTTCCATCGCCAACGTGTCCGGCAACGGTTCGATCTTCTCCAACACCCTGGAATTGTCCAACGTCGACATCGCGCAGCAGTTCGTCGAGATGATCACGACGCAGCGCGGTTTCCAGGCGAACAGCAAGTCGATCACCACGGCCGATACGATGATCGCCGAGTTGATCAACATCTCGAGATAA
- the fliJ gene encoding flagellar export protein FliJ codes for MAKKFKLAALLRVRRIMEDKKKREFGDALREWITATQERDEIDRRIAAAQQAYNEHAVGGITIDELRLRETHLMMLRQNRLMQEVVILQAAQKRDWVREELIEATRRRQVVEKLKEKFTIRVNYETNKQAEKQLAETALLRFARRTAEQESGRS; via the coding sequence ATGGCAAAAAAATTCAAGCTGGCCGCGCTGCTGCGCGTGCGGCGGATTATGGAAGACAAGAAAAAGCGCGAGTTCGGTGACGCGCTCCGCGAGTGGATCACCGCGACGCAGGAACGCGACGAAATCGATCGGCGGATCGCGGCGGCGCAGCAGGCATACAACGAACACGCCGTCGGTGGGATCACCATCGACGAACTGCGGTTGCGGGAAACCCATTTGATGATGTTGCGGCAAAACCGGTTGATGCAGGAAGTGGTCATCCTACAGGCGGCCCAGAAGCGCGATTGGGTGCGCGAGGAATTGATCGAAGCGACGCGGCGGCGGCAGGTCGTCGAGAAGCTGAAAGAAAAATTCACGATTCGGGTCAATTACGAAACGAACAAACAGGCCGAGAAGCAATTGGCGGAAACCGCGCTCTTGCGGTTTGCCCGCCGGACGGCGGAGCAGGAATCGGGACGGTCATGA
- a CDS encoding FliI/YscN family ATPase, producing MIPRPPYDWSPFQQSVDAAEVISVNGYVERIVGLLIEATGPRAPVGGICRIYPRQPDGREAAPIIAEIVGFDERSVQLMPLQHVYNVSPGSRVEKARRSPTVPVGDAFLGRIVNGLGQPMDGKPAPQGSKRLPIYGQPLNPVNRQRITKSLDLGVRSMNGILTVGQGQKIGIFAGSGVGKSVLLGMIARNTEADVNVIALIGERGREVREFLDRDLSLEGLKHSVVVCATSDRTALERLRAGYLATTMAEYFRSQGAKVLFMMDSLTRLAMARREIGLAIGEPPTNKGYTPSVFALLPSLLERIGNDERGGSLTGIYTVLVEADDINDPIGDAARSILDGHVFLSRELAARNHFPAIDILNSTSRVMGDIVSRQQMEWAAWIRELLAVYTEAEDLINIGAYQKGANPRIDYAITVIDAVRGFLRQGITDRVTMQDTLMGMAQIFRQNPPPWVKKTGKENQPPARG from the coding sequence ATGATTCCGCGGCCGCCATACGACTGGTCGCCGTTTCAGCAATCCGTGGACGCGGCGGAGGTGATCAGCGTCAACGGCTACGTCGAACGGATCGTCGGCCTGCTGATCGAAGCCACCGGCCCGCGCGCGCCGGTCGGCGGCATCTGCCGCATTTATCCCCGGCAGCCGGACGGCCGGGAAGCCGCGCCGATCATCGCCGAAATCGTCGGTTTCGACGAGCGGTCGGTGCAACTCATGCCGCTGCAGCACGTCTACAACGTCAGCCCGGGAAGCCGCGTGGAAAAGGCGCGCCGCAGTCCGACCGTGCCGGTCGGCGACGCCTTTCTGGGCCGGATCGTCAACGGGTTGGGCCAGCCGATGGACGGCAAACCGGCGCCGCAGGGCAGCAAACGGCTGCCGATCTACGGCCAGCCGCTCAATCCCGTCAACCGCCAGCGCATCACCAAATCGCTCGATCTGGGCGTCCGTTCGATGAACGGGATTCTGACGGTCGGGCAGGGGCAGAAAATCGGTATCTTCGCCGGTTCGGGCGTGGGCAAAAGCGTGCTGTTGGGCATGATCGCGCGCAATACCGAGGCCGACGTCAACGTGATCGCGCTGATCGGCGAACGCGGCCGCGAGGTGCGGGAATTCCTCGATCGCGATCTGAGCCTGGAGGGCCTGAAGCACAGCGTGGTAGTCTGCGCCACCTCCGATCGCACCGCGCTCGAACGCCTTCGCGCCGGCTACCTGGCCACCACGATGGCGGAGTATTTCCGCTCCCAAGGCGCCAAGGTGCTGTTCATGATGGACAGCCTGACCCGTTTGGCCATGGCGCGGCGGGAAATCGGCCTGGCGATCGGCGAGCCCCCCACCAACAAGGGGTATACGCCCAGCGTGTTCGCCCTGCTGCCCAGCCTGTTGGAGCGGATCGGCAACGACGAACGGGGCGGCTCGCTTACCGGCATCTATACCGTCCTGGTCGAGGCCGACGACATCAACGACCCGATCGGCGACGCCGCGCGGTCGATCCTCGACGGCCACGTGTTTCTCAGCCGCGAACTGGCGGCGCGCAACCATTTTCCGGCGATCGACATTCTCAACAGCACGAGCCGCGTGATGGGCGACATCGTTTCGCGGCAACAGATGGAGTGGGCGGCGTGGATTCGCGAACTCCTGGCCGTTTACACCGAGGCCGAGGATTTGATCAACATCGGCGCGTACCAAAAAGGCGCCAATCCGCGGATCGATTACGCGATCACCGTCATCGACGCGGTGCGCGGTTTCCTGCGGCAAGGCATCACCGACCGCGTCACGATGCAGGATACCTTGATGGGCATGGCGCAGATCTTTCGCCAGAATCCGCCCCCATGGGTCAAGAAAACCGGGAAGGAAAACCAGCCGCCGGCGCGCGGCTGA
- the fliG gene encoding flagellar motor switch protein FliG: MLDRKLTGVEKAAALLMFLGEEIAADVFKRLAEDEIRLVISAVPKLGDITPDDMQKVLDEFSERLASEGYISKSGKEFIENVVHQALEPAKAQTILQRLVIEQQLEQIRRYDPKAIFNLIKKEHPQTIAFILSQLPSTTTAEIVANLPEDMQFEVLRRVARMDSVLPGALEEVVDALGRELSTFSIDVAESSGGVKPAAEILNQMKKSAANEIMRKLEEEDPDLAEQIGQHMFVFEDLLNVDDRGIQAILKETSNDDLAVALKMASEEVKNKIFRNISTRAAEMIQEDMEARGPVRIADVEKAQSMVVRVARRLETEGKIVVTGRGGEDMFV; the protein is encoded by the coding sequence ATGCTTGACCGAAAGCTGACCGGCGTGGAAAAGGCGGCGGCCTTGCTCATGTTCCTGGGCGAGGAGATCGCGGCCGACGTTTTCAAACGGTTGGCGGAGGACGAAATCCGCCTGGTCATTTCGGCGGTGCCCAAGCTGGGCGACATCACGCCGGACGACATGCAGAAGGTGCTCGACGAGTTCAGCGAGCGGCTGGCGTCGGAAGGCTACATCAGCAAGTCGGGCAAGGAGTTCATCGAAAACGTCGTGCACCAAGCCCTCGAACCCGCCAAGGCCCAGACGATTTTGCAGCGCCTGGTCATCGAGCAGCAGTTGGAGCAGATCCGCCGCTACGACCCGAAGGCGATTTTCAACCTGATCAAAAAGGAACACCCGCAGACCATCGCCTTCATCCTTTCGCAGTTGCCGTCCACGACCACCGCGGAAATCGTCGCCAACCTGCCCGAGGACATGCAATTCGAGGTGCTGCGCCGCGTCGCCCGCATGGACTCGGTGCTCCCCGGCGCCTTGGAGGAAGTGGTCGACGCGCTGGGGCGCGAGCTGTCCACCTTCTCGATCGACGTCGCCGAGAGTTCGGGCGGCGTCAAGCCGGCGGCGGAAATCCTCAACCAGATGAAAAAGAGCGCGGCGAACGAGATCATGCGCAAGCTGGAAGAGGAAGATCCCGACCTGGCCGAACAGATCGGCCAGCACATGTTCGTGTTCGAGGATCTGCTCAACGTCGACGATCGCGGCATCCAGGCCATTTTGAAGGAAACCTCGAACGACGACCTGGCGGTGGCGCTGAAGATGGCCAGCGAGGAGGTCAAGAACAAGATCTTCCGCAACATCTCCACCCGCGCCGCCGAGATGATCCAGGAAGACATGGAGGCGCGCGGTCCGGTGCGGATCGCCGACGTGGAGAAAGCGCAATCGATGGTCGTGCGCGTCGCGCGCCGCCTCGAAACCGAAGGCAAGATCGTCGTCACCGGCCGCGGCGGCGAGGATATGTTCGTTTAG
- the fliF gene encoding flagellar M-ring protein FliF — protein sequence MASLREIPGQLKNLWTQLSTGKKISFILIFLLMTAIFSFLVWWAGRAEYKTLYADLAVEDANAVVSHLKENRIPYKLDRDGTSISVPDKNYYEAKMSLANAGLPSGGVVGYELFDRKGLGLTDAQLKIAKLRALQGELARTIKELSPVEACRVHLALPEETLFIEDKKQATASVVLTLAANAKLTDEQISGIVFLVSSSVEGLDSNNVTIIDQKGHVLSKPKDDAMGGAGDLEDKTRKLEKQTEQNIETLLARSVGPEKVAARVHVVLDRENVQKVEERYNPDEQVVRSQQTVVADNTASETNTSSFPGAESNVPETNYAEGAQNQSKSNKKQETVNYEISRTTSTISQAGGAIKKLSVAVLIDGTYKEVEGEGKKKMEFVPRSEEEMATFTEIVKKVVGYNEQRGDQIEVANIPFVTEEAGALESPYEKMDYIIRFVNYGLAVLGVVLFLLFIVRPLLRWLTTEPSLESQLGMPAELLAGATVGEIEARLAGRLGPGVAAEEAVPAEEAGPKEITMAERMGRLNRQKADLLETASRDSEAVTLMIRRWIKEGERNA from the coding sequence ATGGCTTCTCTCCGCGAGATTCCCGGCCAGTTGAAGAATCTCTGGACACAACTGTCCACCGGCAAAAAAATCAGCTTCATCCTGATTTTCCTGCTGATGACCGCGATTTTTTCCTTCCTGGTCTGGTGGGCCGGCCGCGCCGAGTACAAGACCCTGTACGCCGACCTGGCCGTGGAAGACGCCAATGCCGTGGTCAGTCACCTGAAGGAAAACCGGATTCCCTACAAGTTGGACCGCGACGGCACCTCGATCAGCGTCCCCGATAAAAACTATTACGAGGCGAAAATGTCGCTGGCCAACGCCGGCCTGCCCTCCGGCGGCGTCGTCGGCTACGAACTGTTCGACCGCAAGGGCCTGGGTCTGACCGACGCCCAATTGAAGATCGCCAAGCTGCGCGCCTTGCAGGGCGAATTGGCGCGCACGATCAAGGAACTCAGCCCCGTCGAGGCCTGCCGCGTTCACCTGGCGCTGCCGGAAGAAACCTTGTTCATCGAGGATAAAAAGCAGGCGACGGCCTCGGTCGTGCTGACGCTGGCCGCCAACGCGAAGCTCACCGACGAGCAGATCAGCGGCATCGTCTTTCTCGTTTCCTCCAGCGTCGAGGGCCTGGACAGCAACAACGTGACCATCATCGACCAGAAGGGCCACGTCTTGTCCAAGCCCAAGGACGACGCGATGGGCGGCGCGGGCGACCTGGAAGACAAGACCCGCAAGCTGGAAAAGCAGACCGAGCAGAACATCGAAACGCTGCTGGCCCGGAGCGTCGGGCCGGAAAAGGTGGCGGCGCGGGTGCACGTGGTGCTCGACCGCGAGAACGTGCAGAAAGTCGAGGAACGCTACAACCCCGACGAACAGGTCGTGCGCAGCCAGCAGACCGTGGTCGCCGACAACACCGCCAGCGAAACCAACACCTCCTCGTTCCCGGGCGCCGAGTCGAACGTGCCCGAAACCAACTACGCCGAAGGCGCGCAGAACCAGTCCAAATCGAATAAAAAGCAGGAAACCGTCAACTACGAAATCAGCCGCACGACCTCGACGATCAGCCAGGCGGGCGGCGCGATCAAGAAGCTGTCGGTCGCGGTGCTGATCGACGGCACCTACAAGGAAGTCGAGGGGGAAGGCAAGAAGAAAATGGAATTCGTGCCGCGCTCCGAGGAGGAAATGGCGACGTTCACCGAGATCGTCAAGAAGGTCGTCGGCTACAACGAGCAGCGCGGCGACCAGATCGAGGTGGCCAACATTCCCTTCGTCACCGAGGAAGCCGGCGCGTTGGAATCGCCCTATGAAAAAATGGATTACATCATCCGCTTCGTCAATTACGGCCTGGCGGTGCTCGGCGTGGTGTTGTTCCTGCTCTTCATCGTCCGGCCGCTCCTGCGCTGGCTGACCACCGAACCGTCGCTCGAATCGCAGTTGGGCATGCCCGCCGAATTGCTGGCCGGCGCCACCGTCGGCGAAATCGAAGCCCGGCTGGCCGGCCGACTGGGGCCGGGCGTCGCCGCCGAGGAAGCCGTGCCGGCCGAGGAAGCCGGACCGAAGGAAATCACCATGGCCGAGCGCATGGGCCGGCTGAACCGGCAGAAAGCCGATCTGCTCGAAACGGCCTCCCGCGACAGCGAGGCGGTGACCCTGATGATTCGTCGCTGGATCAAGGAGGGGGAACGCAATGCTTGA
- the fliE gene encoding flagellar hook-basal body complex protein FliE — protein MKDITLDAKLKALGGPQLQQTPKTDLKAGEGEGVNFNDVLKKAIAEVSGLEKEADRQIIELATGRADNLQDAMLALQKADISFRTLMAIRDKLIEAYREVMRLSV, from the coding sequence ATGAAAGACATCACCCTGGACGCCAAACTCAAAGCGCTCGGCGGTCCGCAACTGCAGCAGACCCCGAAAACCGACCTCAAGGCGGGCGAAGGCGAGGGTGTCAACTTCAACGACGTGTTGAAGAAGGCCATCGCCGAGGTCAGCGGTCTGGAAAAAGAGGCCGATCGACAGATCATCGAATTGGCCACCGGACGCGCCGACAACCTGCAGGACGCGATGCTGGCCCTGCAAAAGGCCGACATCAGCTTCCGGACGTTAATGGCGATTCGCGATAAATTGATTGAGGCGTATCGGGAGGTGATGCGCCTGTCGGTCTGA